One window from the genome of Natronomonas pharaonis DSM 2160 encodes:
- a CDS encoding globin-coupled sensor protein: MSRGMSAKVTDEARGALDGSQLTDDIGIDADEIEWRKEFTRFDEDDAETLAEHAGTFERIADDLVEDFYDHLQSHPETVDVIDSSTKSVEMLKETQREYLLNLADGDYGQSYFDRRARVGKIHDMLDLGPKAYLGAYTIYYEGIADAIADDIKSEFDGDEAAAAVDEAFDRMSSVLKAMNLDQQVAMDTYIHSYSERLEEEVEKCTQLQQDVTEEVQAPIEELKSVTDRIVDSSDEIATLADDQAESAREVANEVGSLSATVEEVASTTDDVATQSAEADELATEGRASAEEAIETMGSVTDAAESVTEDVETLHDRVGQIDEIVDVIDDIADQTNILALNASIEAARAGEAGDGFGVVADEVKSLAEKSQEQASRIDEMVSEIQDDAAGTVENLDETNTAIDDSVTEVRDVLAALEDIEMAVEGASDGIHEVSRAMDEQAASTEQIAGVVDELADRSERLTDELDEISAANRDQKRSVDDIVAAVKRLTDD; this comes from the coding sequence ATGAGCCGCGGGATGTCAGCGAAAGTCACAGACGAAGCGAGGGGTGCACTCGATGGGAGTCAGCTTACCGACGACATCGGTATCGATGCCGACGAAATCGAGTGGCGCAAGGAGTTCACCCGGTTTGACGAAGACGACGCCGAGACGCTTGCCGAGCATGCCGGTACTTTCGAGCGAATCGCCGACGACCTCGTCGAAGATTTTTACGACCACCTGCAGTCCCATCCGGAGACGGTCGACGTCATCGATTCGTCGACGAAGTCCGTCGAAATGCTCAAAGAGACCCAGCGGGAGTATCTGCTGAACCTCGCCGACGGCGACTACGGCCAGTCGTATTTCGACCGGCGGGCGAGGGTGGGCAAGATTCACGACATGCTGGACCTGGGGCCGAAGGCGTATCTCGGCGCTTACACCATCTATTATGAAGGCATTGCCGATGCCATTGCTGACGATATCAAATCAGAATTCGATGGTGATGAGGCTGCGGCGGCCGTCGACGAGGCCTTCGACCGGATGTCGTCGGTGCTGAAGGCGATGAACCTCGACCAGCAGGTCGCGATGGACACCTACATTCACTCCTACAGCGAACGCCTCGAGGAGGAGGTCGAAAAATGCACGCAGCTCCAACAGGATGTCACCGAGGAGGTACAGGCACCCATCGAGGAGCTCAAGTCAGTGACAGACCGCATCGTCGACAGTAGCGACGAAATCGCGACGCTGGCCGACGACCAGGCCGAAAGCGCCCGCGAGGTCGCAAACGAAGTCGGCAGCCTCAGCGCGACGGTCGAAGAGGTCGCCTCGACGACCGACGACGTGGCGACCCAAAGCGCCGAAGCGGACGAACTGGCGACGGAAGGCCGGGCCTCCGCCGAGGAGGCCATCGAGACGATGGGGTCGGTCACCGATGCTGCCGAAAGCGTCACCGAGGATGTCGAGACACTGCACGACCGGGTTGGGCAGATAGACGAAATCGTCGATGTCATCGACGACATCGCCGACCAGACGAACATCCTTGCGTTGAACGCCTCTATCGAAGCCGCCCGCGCCGGCGAGGCCGGCGACGGCTTCGGTGTCGTCGCCGACGAGGTGAAATCGCTGGCGGAAAAATCACAGGAGCAAGCCAGCCGCATCGACGAGATGGTGAGCGAGATACAGGACGACGCTGCTGGAACCGTCGAGAATCTCGACGAGACCAACACCGCAATCGACGACTCGGTGACGGAGGTGCGCGACGTGCTGGCGGCGCTTGAGGACATCGAGATGGCTGTCGAGGGCGCAAGCGACGGCATCCACGAGGTTTCACGGGCGATGGACGAACAGGCTGCCAGTACCGAACAGATTGCCGGTGTGGTCGACGAACTCGCAGACCGCTCCGAGCGGCTCACCGACGAACTCGACGAGATTTCCGCCGCAAATCGCGACCAAAAACGGAGCGTCGACGATATCGTGGCTGCCGTCAAGCGGCTGACCGACGACTGA
- a CDS encoding desampylase translates to MTLRLPAAVRDAIVAHARAGTPEEVVGALAGHHGEDCSTVERAYRARNAAERPRTRYEIAPTQELSLLDSIDTAGLDVVGFYHSHPDGPGEPSRTDAELAAWPGYSYLIVSLAGEEPVVGCWRWTGETFRSEDTQVL, encoded by the coding sequence ATGACGCTGCGACTACCCGCGGCGGTCCGGGACGCCATTGTCGCCCACGCCCGCGCTGGCACACCGGAGGAGGTCGTCGGCGCTCTTGCCGGCCACCACGGGGAAGATTGCTCGACTGTCGAACGAGCCTACCGCGCCCGCAACGCCGCCGAACGGCCGAGAACGCGCTACGAAATCGCGCCCACACAGGAGTTGTCGTTGCTCGACAGCATCGACACCGCCGGCCTCGATGTCGTCGGGTTCTATCACTCTCATCCGGACGGACCCGGCGAGCCAAGCCGGACGGACGCCGAACTCGCGGCGTGGCCGGGATACTCGTATCTCATCGTCTCTCTTGCCGGCGAAGAGCCAGTGGTCGGCTGCTGGCGGTGGACTGGGGAGACATTCCGCTCAGAGGATACACAAGTATTGTGA
- a CDS encoding ABC transporter substrate-binding protein, protein MPPTVVSLLPSATEIVAALGVDPAATSHECDYPPSVADTPTVVESRIDADADSETIDEQVHEAETDGGVYAIDRETLAAVDPDIVISQGICEVCAVDTVQVEAAIADLGLDCRLVTTDPHSVDDILGDIERIGAALGKDRRANRLAAALESRMDRVADRTAGRSRRPTVAVLDWLSPPMVAGHWVPELVERAGGEYGLADPGDASMPREWATIREYDPDVLVAAPCGFDLEQTADNRTDLTERPGWNDLRAVRNGRVYAMDGHHLTNRPGIRVLETLETLAALCAPTERDSPAPWMARPLAADG, encoded by the coding sequence GTGCCCCCCACCGTCGTCTCGCTTCTCCCGTCGGCGACCGAGATTGTCGCCGCCCTCGGCGTCGACCCCGCAGCCACTTCCCACGAGTGTGACTACCCGCCGTCGGTCGCCGATACCCCGACCGTCGTCGAATCCCGTATCGACGCCGACGCCGACAGCGAGACGATAGACGAACAGGTCCACGAAGCCGAAACCGACGGCGGCGTCTACGCCATCGACCGGGAGACGCTCGCGGCCGTCGACCCCGATATCGTCATCTCACAGGGTATCTGTGAGGTCTGTGCGGTCGATACCGTACAGGTCGAGGCCGCGATTGCGGACCTCGGACTCGACTGCCGGCTGGTGACGACCGACCCCCACAGTGTCGACGACATTCTGGGGGATATCGAACGCATCGGCGCGGCGCTCGGGAAGGACCGACGGGCAAACCGCCTTGCGGCGGCGCTCGAATCCCGGATGGACCGCGTCGCCGACCGCACGGCCGGTCGCTCACGCCGGCCGACCGTCGCCGTCCTCGATTGGCTCTCGCCGCCGATGGTCGCCGGCCACTGGGTTCCAGAACTCGTCGAACGGGCCGGCGGCGAGTACGGGCTTGCCGACCCCGGCGACGCCTCGATGCCCCGCGAGTGGGCGACGATACGCGAGTACGACCCGGACGTACTCGTCGCCGCCCCCTGTGGGTTCGACCTCGAACAGACCGCCGACAACCGGACAGACCTCACCGAACGCCCCGGCTGGAACGACCTCCGAGCGGTCCGCAACGGCCGTGTCTACGCGATGGACGGCCACCATCTAACAAACCGCCCTGGAATCCGCGTGTTGGAGACGCTGGAGACGCTTGCGGCGCTGTGTGCGCCGACAGAACGCGACAGCCCAGCCCCGTGGATGGCCCGTCCGTTGGCTGCCGACGGATGA
- the argS gene encoding arginine--tRNA ligase, producing MFIELRREVETALSEALDACGYPTDDLGIEEPPEDVDAVFASSVAFRLASAAEAPPPAVAGELAAELDAAGREYVGRIEQQGPYLNFFPSEAYFEEALEAGQSERFGELDSKDTSVVVEHTSANPTGPVHVGRARNPIIGDAVANLLSYAGYDVDRHYYVNDAGRQMAVFTWAYETFDESDLPEPARDRAEYRMVRYYRKGNEYLENADPDAVEAAEAEIQDILQGLEDGDEATYERVGEVVDTVLDGMKACLARLPAEFDEFVKETQFMRDGSTDDVVDRLQALDGAVYEDDAWQLAFADIDKNLVFLRADGTSLYTTRDIAHHEWKFDTYDRAVTVLGEDHKLQASQLRETLSLLGNDVDQLDNVIYSYVNLPEGKMSTRRGTGVQLDDLLDEAIDRAREEVETRLGDRLRDDDLDEADVERIAEQVGIGAVRYDIVAKQPSKAITFEWDRALDFEAQSAPYVQYVHARCCGILDEADGLDPEATIAPLDTDAERDLLRTVARLPGVIESAADDHQPHKIATYTRRLADRFNTFYRECPVTTADDAEVRRARLALVAAARHAMANALDILGVEAPESM from the coding sequence ATGTTCATCGAACTCCGCCGAGAGGTCGAGACGGCGCTCTCGGAGGCCCTCGACGCCTGCGGCTATCCGACCGACGACCTCGGTATCGAGGAACCGCCCGAGGATGTCGACGCCGTCTTTGCCTCCAGCGTCGCATTTCGGCTTGCGTCTGCGGCCGAGGCACCGCCGCCGGCTGTCGCGGGAGAACTCGCAGCCGAACTCGACGCCGCCGGCCGGGAATACGTCGGCCGTATCGAACAGCAGGGGCCGTATCTCAACTTCTTCCCGAGCGAGGCGTATTTCGAGGAAGCGCTCGAAGCTGGCCAAAGCGAGCGGTTCGGCGAACTCGACTCGAAAGACACCTCCGTTGTCGTCGAGCACACCTCGGCCAACCCGACGGGGCCGGTCCACGTCGGCCGTGCGCGGAACCCGATCATCGGCGATGCCGTTGCGAACCTGCTTTCGTATGCCGGCTATGATGTCGACCGCCACTACTACGTCAATGACGCCGGCCGGCAGATGGCCGTCTTCACGTGGGCTTACGAGACGTTCGACGAGTCCGACCTCCCGGAGCCGGCCCGCGACCGCGCCGAGTACCGCATGGTCCGGTACTATCGCAAGGGCAACGAATATCTAGAAAACGCCGACCCCGACGCCGTCGAGGCCGCCGAAGCGGAGATACAGGACATTCTGCAGGGGCTGGAAGACGGTGATGAAGCGACCTACGAGCGCGTCGGCGAGGTCGTCGACACCGTTCTCGACGGCATGAAGGCGTGTCTCGCGCGCCTGCCGGCGGAGTTCGACGAGTTTGTCAAGGAGACGCAGTTCATGCGCGATGGCTCGACCGACGATGTCGTCGACCGGCTGCAAGCCCTCGATGGCGCTGTCTACGAGGACGACGCCTGGCAACTGGCGTTTGCGGACATCGATAAGAACCTCGTGTTCTTGCGGGCTGACGGCACCTCCCTGTACACCACCCGCGACATCGCCCACCACGAATGGAAGTTCGACACCTACGACCGCGCGGTGACCGTCCTCGGTGAGGACCACAAACTGCAGGCCAGCCAACTCCGGGAGACGCTGTCGCTTCTCGGCAACGATGTCGACCAGCTCGACAACGTCATCTACTCGTATGTCAACCTTCCTGAGGGCAAGATGTCGACCCGCCGCGGGACAGGCGTTCAGCTCGATGACCTGCTCGATGAGGCCATCGACCGCGCCCGCGAGGAGGTCGAGACCCGCCTTGGTGACCGACTTCGCGATGACGACCTCGACGAAGCGGACGTCGAACGCATCGCCGAGCAGGTCGGTATCGGCGCGGTCCGCTACGACATCGTCGCCAAGCAGCCGAGCAAGGCGATTACCTTCGAGTGGGACCGGGCGCTTGACTTCGAAGCACAATCGGCACCGTACGTCCAGTACGTGCACGCGCGTTGCTGCGGTATCCTCGATGAAGCCGACGGGCTCGACCCCGAGGCCACTATCGCGCCGCTCGACACTGACGCCGAACGCGACCTGCTCCGGACGGTCGCCCGCCTTCCGGGTGTCATCGAGTCGGCGGCCGACGACCACCAACCGCACAAGATAGCCACGTACACCCGGCGGCTGGCCGACCGGTTCAACACGTTCTATCGGGAGTGTCCGGTCACGACCGCAGACGACGCCGAGGTCCGGCGTGCGCGGCTGGCGCTGGTTGCGGCGGCCCGCCATGCGATGGCTAACGCCCTTGATATCCTCGGCGTCGAGGCCCCCGAGTCGATGTAA
- a CDS encoding HTH domain-containing protein has protein sequence MLRGLDFRGTGDKAEQLIIKVADREPVSGEITLYLDEAADGDAERRQQQLRDGFRQLRAAGVLEDISVRTWQESDVASCYEEFVDAVGKEELTPHFRSLAGGNAIDVPCAAVAIRRDGDLAGLYPRSDGDDEQTPVDCLQALCAGDAVDPL, from the coding sequence ATGCTTCGGGGGCTAGACTTCAGGGGAACTGGCGACAAAGCTGAACAGCTCATAATCAAGGTTGCGGACAGAGAGCCGGTCTCGGGCGAGATAACGCTCTACCTCGACGAAGCGGCCGACGGCGATGCCGAGCGCCGTCAGCAGCAGTTGCGTGACGGCTTCAGGCAGCTTCGTGCGGCGGGCGTGCTCGAAGACATCTCCGTTCGGACCTGGCAGGAGAGCGATGTCGCGTCCTGCTACGAGGAGTTCGTCGACGCGGTCGGTAAAGAGGAACTCACACCGCACTTCCGGTCGCTTGCGGGCGGTAACGCCATCGATGTCCCGTGTGCCGCCGTGGCCATCCGCCGAGACGGCGACCTCGCGGGACTGTACCCGCGTTCGGACGGCGACGACGAGCAAACGCCGGTCGACTGCCTGCAGGCGCTGTGTGCCGGCGATGCCGTCGACCCGCTCTGA
- the twy1 gene encoding 4-demethylwyosine synthase TYW1 produces MPGMPKQVGDPDYHSENHTAAQTCGWTANALRGEGRCYKNHFYGIQSHRCIQMTPVVKCNERCVFCWRDHAGHAYELGDVEWDDPEAVADASIELQRKLLSGFGGNDEVPRDVFEEAMEPRHVAISLDGEPTLYPYLPELIEAFHDRDITTFLVSNGTRPEVLAECDPTQLYVSVDAPDRKTFGEVVKAVEDDAWDRLIETLDVLAAKDETRTVLRTTLLNGYNMTNPAWYAAMVDRADADFVELKAFMHVGNSRDRLDREVMPDHEAVVEFTESIQSFLSEFPVLRDIEASRVALLARDEDTWVPELKGGSEFWTDGTYAKSD; encoded by the coding sequence ATGCCGGGTATGCCGAAGCAGGTTGGGGACCCGGACTACCACAGCGAAAACCACACCGCCGCCCAGACCTGCGGCTGGACGGCAAACGCTCTGCGCGGCGAGGGGCGATGTTACAAGAACCACTTCTACGGCATCCAATCGCATCGCTGTATCCAGATGACGCCGGTCGTCAAGTGCAACGAGCGGTGTGTGTTCTGTTGGCGGGACCACGCCGGCCACGCCTACGAACTCGGCGATGTCGAGTGGGACGACCCCGAGGCAGTCGCCGACGCGTCCATCGAACTCCAGCGGAAACTGCTCTCGGGCTTTGGCGGCAACGACGAGGTCCCACGGGATGTCTTCGAAGAGGCGATGGAGCCGAGACACGTCGCTATCTCGCTTGACGGCGAGCCGACGCTGTACCCGTACCTGCCGGAACTCATCGAAGCGTTCCACGACCGGGACATCACGACGTTTCTCGTCTCGAACGGTACTCGGCCGGAAGTGCTGGCCGAGTGTGACCCGACACAGCTGTATGTCAGCGTCGACGCCCCCGACCGCAAGACGTTCGGCGAGGTCGTCAAGGCCGTCGAAGACGACGCGTGGGACCGCCTCATCGAGACGCTCGATGTCCTCGCGGCGAAAGACGAGACTCGCACCGTCTTGCGGACGACGCTGCTGAACGGCTACAACATGACCAACCCGGCGTGGTATGCGGCGATGGTCGACCGTGCCGACGCCGACTTCGTCGAGCTAAAGGCGTTCATGCACGTCGGTAACTCCCGAGACCGGCTGGACCGGGAAGTGATGCCCGACCACGAGGCGGTCGTCGAGTTCACCGAGTCGATACAGTCGTTCCTGTCGGAGTTCCCCGTTCTCCGGGATATCGAGGCCTCCCGCGTTGCGCTGTTGGCCCGTGATGAAGACACGTGGGTGCCGGAACTAAAGGGCGGCTCCGAGTTCTGGACCGACGGGACGTACGCAAAGAGTGACTGA
- a CDS encoding DUF120 domain-containing protein has protein sequence MSQTTERVGADELSTLKLVALDGALDGRVTVTCADLADRLDASNQTASRRLQRLEAAALVERDMTGEGQRIAVTEAGERALQREYADYRRLFEGDADVTLSGVVTSGMGEGRHYISLSGYMRQFRERLGYEPFPGTLNVDLDDGSVRTRARMDALDPVKIDGWEDDERTYGPAFCWPAVLETADGDRYGTAHVIAPERTHHGDDQLEIIAPEKLRETLSLDDGDTLSIHVSE, from the coding sequence ATGTCACAGACAACCGAGCGGGTCGGAGCCGACGAGCTATCGACGCTGAAGCTCGTCGCACTCGACGGGGCTCTCGATGGCCGCGTGACAGTCACGTGTGCCGACCTCGCCGACCGGCTCGACGCATCGAACCAGACCGCCTCCCGCAGGCTCCAGCGGCTGGAAGCCGCAGCGCTTGTCGAACGGGATATGACCGGCGAGGGCCAGCGTATCGCTGTCACCGAAGCGGGCGAGCGGGCGCTACAGCGAGAGTACGCCGACTACCGCCGGCTCTTCGAAGGCGACGCCGACGTGACGCTTTCGGGCGTCGTCACCAGCGGGATGGGCGAGGGGAGACACTACATCTCCCTGTCCGGTTATATGCGGCAGTTCCGCGAGCGGCTCGGCTACGAGCCGTTTCCGGGGACGCTGAACGTCGACCTCGACGACGGAAGCGTCCGAACGCGGGCGCGGATGGACGCGCTCGACCCCGTCAAAATCGATGGCTGGGAGGACGACGAGCGCACGTACGGACCAGCGTTCTGCTGGCCTGCCGTGCTGGAGACGGCCGACGGTGACCGCTACGGAACCGCCCACGTCATCGCTCCGGAACGGACACACCACGGCGACGACCAACTGGAGATTATCGCCCCGGAAAAGCTCCGTGAGACGCTCTCGCTCGACGACGGTGACACCCTTAGCATCCATGTCTCGGAGTAG
- the ribB gene encoding 3,4-dihydroxy-2-butanone-4-phosphate synthase: MSRSSDTATADRGVDAAVSAFAAGQPVLVHDAADREGEVDLVYPAGAVAPADVARMRNDAGGLICVALSDAVCTAWELPFRQTLVDHPAGASHELDYDERSSFSLTVNHRDTFTGITDSDRALTIAELGAAADDIRRARTVAGEDATGAIAPDAEAFAERFRAPGHVHLLRGAPDLLDDREGHTELGLALAEAAGVAPAVVVCEMLDDETGEALSPTAARAYADRNGFPYVEGSDIVSRLG, from the coding sequence ATGTCTCGGAGTAGCGACACCGCGACGGCCGACCGCGGCGTCGACGCGGCGGTGTCAGCGTTCGCTGCCGGCCAGCCCGTCCTGGTACACGACGCCGCCGACCGCGAGGGCGAAGTCGACCTTGTCTACCCCGCGGGCGCGGTTGCGCCGGCCGATGTCGCCCGGATGCGCAACGACGCCGGCGGCCTCATCTGTGTCGCGCTCTCGGATGCCGTCTGCACGGCGTGGGAACTGCCGTTCAGGCAAACGCTTGTCGACCACCCGGCCGGTGCGTCCCACGAGCTCGACTACGACGAGCGGTCGTCGTTCTCGCTGACAGTCAACCACCGCGACACCTTCACCGGCATCACCGACAGCGACCGCGCGCTCACCATCGCCGAACTCGGCGCAGCGGCCGACGACATCCGGCGCGCACGGACCGTCGCCGGGGAAGACGCAACCGGAGCCATCGCGCCCGACGCAGAGGCGTTCGCCGAGCGGTTCCGCGCGCCCGGCCACGTCCACCTCCTCCGTGGCGCGCCGGACCTGCTCGACGACCGGGAGGGCCACACCGAACTCGGGTTGGCGCTTGCGGAGGCGGCAGGCGTCGCACCGGCAGTGGTCGTCTGTGAAATGCTCGACGACGAAACCGGTGAGGCGTTGTCGCCAACGGCCGCGAGAGCCTACGCGGACCGCAACGGCTTCCCCTACGTCGAAGGCAGCGACATCGTCTCTCGGCTTGGGTAA
- the glnA gene encoding type I glutamate--ammonia ligase → MTNDNVAADGGLTKEAQAVVDEIEEKNVDFLRLQFTDIIGTVKNVSVPADQAEKAFTEGIYFDGSSIEGFVRIQESDMRLIPDPETFAILPWRKREDGASARLICDVYNTSTGEPFEGDPRYVLKRAIDRAEEMGYSINFAPEPEFFLFEEDDEGRATTETADHGGYFDLAPKDLASDVRRDIIYGLESMDFEIEASHHEVARGQHEINFEYDDALTTADNVATFRTVVRAIAAQHDLHATFMPKPIPRINGSGMHTHMSLFEDGENAFHDEDDEFSLSGTARSYLAGILEHAPAITAVANPTVNSYKRLVPGYEAPVYVAWSDRNRSALVRKPAARIPAASRIELRSPDPSCNPYLAFAAMIHAGLDGIENDLDCPDPVRDNIYEFDEDTRDEYGIETLPSNLGEAVDALEADEVVLDALGEHISEKFVEAKTQEFEEYLVDVSEWELDRYLETF, encoded by the coding sequence ATGACGAACGATAACGTCGCCGCAGACGGTGGGCTTACCAAAGAGGCACAGGCAGTCGTAGACGAAATCGAAGAAAAGAACGTCGACTTCCTTCGACTCCAATTTACCGACATCATCGGGACGGTCAAGAACGTCTCCGTTCCGGCCGACCAGGCGGAGAAGGCGTTCACCGAGGGCATCTACTTCGACGGGTCCTCTATCGAGGGCTTTGTCCGCATTCAGGAGTCCGACATGCGGCTCATCCCGGACCCGGAAACGTTCGCCATTCTCCCGTGGCGGAAACGCGAGGACGGCGCATCCGCCCGACTCATCTGTGATGTCTACAACACTTCGACCGGCGAGCCGTTCGAGGGTGACCCGCGGTACGTCCTCAAGCGCGCCATCGACCGCGCCGAGGAGATGGGCTACTCCATCAACTTCGCGCCCGAGCCGGAGTTCTTCCTCTTTGAGGAAGACGATGAGGGTCGCGCGACCACGGAAACCGCCGACCACGGCGGGTATTTCGACCTCGCGCCGAAGGACCTCGCGTCCGATGTCCGCCGCGACATCATCTACGGGCTCGAATCGATGGACTTCGAAATCGAAGCCTCTCACCACGAGGTCGCCCGCGGTCAGCACGAAATCAACTTCGAGTACGACGACGCGCTGACGACGGCCGACAACGTCGCTACCTTCCGTACTGTCGTCCGTGCCATCGCCGCTCAGCACGACCTGCATGCGACGTTCATGCCCAAGCCGATTCCGCGTATCAACGGGTCGGGCATGCACACGCACATGTCGCTGTTCGAGGACGGCGAAAACGCCTTCCACGACGAGGACGACGAGTTCAGCCTCTCGGGGACCGCGCGCTCGTACCTCGCCGGCATTCTCGAGCACGCGCCGGCGATTACGGCGGTTGCGAACCCGACGGTCAACAGCTACAAGCGGCTGGTGCCGGGCTATGAGGCCCCCGTCTACGTCGCGTGGTCGGACCGCAACCGCTCGGCGCTGGTTCGCAAGCCGGCCGCCCGGATTCCGGCGGCCTCGCGCATTGAACTGCGCTCGCCGGACCCGTCGTGTAACCCATACCTCGCCTTCGCGGCGATGATTCACGCCGGTCTCGACGGTATCGAAAACGACCTCGATTGCCCCGACCCGGTCCGGGACAACATCTACGAGTTCGACGAGGACACGCGCGACGAATACGGCATCGAGACGCTGCCGAGCAACCTCGGCGAGGCTGTCGATGCCCTCGAAGCCGACGAGGTCGTCCTCGATGCCCTCGGCGAGCACATCAGCGAGAAGTTCGTCGAAGCAAAGACACAGGAGTTCGAGGAGTACCTCGTCGACGTCTCCGAGTGGGAACTCGACCGCTACCTCGAAACCTTCTAA
- the lrp gene encoding HTH-type transcriptional regulator Lrp has translation MTYENLDKKLVNALLEDGRASLRSLGEDLDVSVTTVSNHISDLEDDGIIEGYTPVVNYGKLGYDVTAIIQMKVEGSSLPDITDDLREHKHMVSVYEVTGDHDIIAVGKFTDTDHMNEQIKELLVDPEIKESNTSVVLNTVAENEQFELDY, from the coding sequence ATGACGTACGAAAATCTCGACAAGAAGTTGGTGAACGCGCTGCTGGAAGACGGTCGAGCCTCCCTGCGGTCGCTCGGCGAGGACCTCGACGTGTCGGTGACGACGGTGTCGAACCACATCTCGGACCTCGAAGACGACGGCATCATCGAGGGGTATACTCCGGTCGTCAACTACGGCAAACTCGGTTACGACGTGACTGCCATCATCCAGATGAAAGTCGAGGGAAGTTCGCTACCGGACATCACCGACGACCTCAGAGAGCACAAGCATATGGTCTCCGTCTACGAAGTCACCGGCGACCACGACATCATCGCCGTCGGGAAGTTCACCGATACGGACCACATGAACGAACAGATCAAGGAACTACTCGTTGACCCGGAGATCAAGGAGTCGAACACCAGCGTCGTCCTCAACACCGTCGCAGAAAACGAGCAGTTCGAACTCGACTACTGA
- the hisH gene encoding imidazole glycerol phosphate synthase subunit HisH, which translates to MDTTDRTAEVVLVDYGLGNLRSVTRGLERAGAEVTLSADPDDFSAADGIVLPGVGAFSEGMENAGPFREALVAAAADGQPLFGICLGMQMLLTSSEEAETVGQGDVRGLDLVPGRNVRFDEGQKVPHMGWNELNVARDHPIVEGIDGEYAYFVHSYYAAPDDDAAVVATTDYSVEFPAIVANEAGNVFGTQFHPEKSGETGLQILQNFVDYCLER; encoded by the coding sequence ATGGACACTACTGACCGGACTGCGGAGGTTGTTCTCGTCGACTACGGGCTCGGGAACCTCCGGAGTGTCACCCGCGGGCTCGAACGCGCGGGTGCCGAGGTGACGCTCTCGGCGGACCCCGACGACTTCTCGGCCGCCGACGGTATCGTGCTTCCGGGCGTCGGCGCGTTCAGCGAGGGGATGGAAAACGCCGGCCCGTTCCGGGAGGCGCTGGTTGCGGCCGCTGCTGACGGCCAGCCGCTCTTCGGCATCTGTCTCGGGATGCAGATGCTGCTTACCTCAAGCGAAGAAGCCGAGACCGTCGGACAGGGCGATGTTCGCGGACTCGACCTCGTCCCCGGGCGTAACGTCCGCTTCGACGAGGGACAGAAGGTCCCGCACATGGGTTGGAACGAACTCAACGTGGCCCGTGACCATCCGATTGTCGAGGGCATCGACGGCGAGTACGCCTACTTCGTCCACTCCTACTACGCTGCGCCGGATGACGACGCCGCTGTCGTCGCAACGACCGACTACAGCGTCGAGTTTCCCGCCATCGTCGCCAACGAGGCGGGTAACGTCTTCGGCACGCAGTTCCACCCCGAGAAGTCCGGCGAGACGGGGCTACAGATTCTCCAGAACTTCGTTGACTACTGCCTAGAGCGCTAA
- a CDS encoding uracil-DNA glycosylase yields the protein MTDDVDVTDCRRCSELCASRSRIVNGVGPTDADLLFVGEAPGETEDEVGEPFVGRSGDVLDEGLRDRGLSRRDIRITNCVRCRPPDNRDPTAEERSNCRPYLDAEIAAVDPDVVVALGKVPAEHLLDRSVAVTEAAGAIYDARIDGTARRVLVCVHPAATLYDPSQREQFDAALDAAVGFLDDSAGGQSRLGEF from the coding sequence ATGACAGACGACGTCGACGTGACCGACTGTCGACGCTGCTCGGAGCTGTGTGCCTCCCGGAGCCGCATCGTCAACGGCGTCGGTCCGACCGATGCCGACCTACTGTTTGTCGGCGAAGCCCCCGGCGAGACGGAAGACGAGGTGGGCGAGCCGTTCGTCGGCCGCTCCGGGGACGTCCTTGACGAGGGGCTTCGGGACCGCGGCCTCTCGCGGCGGGATATCCGCATCACAAACTGTGTCCGCTGCCGGCCGCCGGACAACCGTGACCCGACCGCCGAGGAGCGGAGCAACTGCCGGCCGTACCTCGACGCCGAAATCGCGGCTGTCGACCCCGATGTCGTCGTCGCTCTCGGAAAAGTTCCCGCCGAGCATCTGCTGGACCGGTCTGTCGCCGTCACGGAGGCTGCGGGTGCTATCTATGACGCCCGCATTGACGGCACCGCCCGGCGCGTCCTCGTCTGTGTCCATCCAGCGGCGACGCTGTATGACCCAAGCCAGCGAGAGCAGTTCGACGCCGCGCTCGATGCGGCTGTCGGGTTTCTTGACGACAGCGCCGGCGGCCAGTCGCGACTCGGCGAGTTCTGA